Proteins encoded together in one Pongo abelii isolate AG06213 chromosome 8, NHGRI_mPonAbe1-v2.0_pri, whole genome shotgun sequence window:
- the LOC129048490 gene encoding uncharacterized protein LOC129048490: MGKWSDRFLKVWEQSYGWSRAGGLGWRGGGWSRAGEREAAVGCWRALVPCHWAVAPYATRPTPVTVPAPLRGILQPRSPGGGGGGRGGGDVSGAGEGRTAPELDRGRGSPLPLASVPALRRRRFLARSDSPPSSPAPSWESGGVNPDDPTRRSSILCPLPPTKSLTGEGGATNVLQTFSKARATGRTLLRAGAPLRRLFARRGFDVSLSNSVCQAIRAVSKSLRLLDAPILNKSFPFDLFNQGEGGLCCYLKVTLHPSCPQIFI; this comes from the exons ATGGGGAAGTGGAGTGACCGATTCCTCAAAGTGTGGGAGCAGAGCTATG GCTGGAGCCGCGCTGGGGGGCTGGGCTGGCGCGGGGGAGGCTGGAGCCGCGCCGGGGAGAGGGAGGCGGCGGTTGGGTGCTGGAGGGCGCTGGTGCCGTGCCATTGGGCGGTGGCGCCTTACGCCACCCGCCCCACCCCCGTCACCGTGCCCGCCCCACTGCGTGGGATTTTACAACCTAGGTCCCCGGGAGGTGGTGGCGGAGGGAGGGGCGGCGGGGACGTTTccggggcgggggaggggcgcACTGCTCCAGAACTGGACCGAGGGCGGGGCTCCCCTCTGCCTCTCGCCTCTGTTCCTGCGCTGAGACGCAGGCGTTTCCTGGCGCGGAGCGACTCGCCCCCGAGCTCTCCTGCACCGTCCTGGGAGTCCGGAGGCGTCAACCCAGATGACCCGACCCGGAGATCCTCGATCCTCTGCCCTCTTCCCCCTACCAAGTCCTTAACCGGAGAGGGAGGAGCTACCAATGTCCTCCAGACGTTCTCCAAAGCCCGAGCTACCGGGAGAACCTTGCTCAGGGCGGGTGCGCCCCTCAGACGTTTGTTTGCACGCAGGGGTTTTGACGTTTCGCTAAGCAACAGCGTTTGCCAGGCAATCAGGGCTGTTTCGAAGAGCTTGCGTCTATTGGATGCTCCCATCTTGAACAAATCGTTTCCATTCGATCTGTTTAACCAAGGCGAGGGCGGACTGTGTTGTTACTTAAAAGTTACCCTTCATCCAAGCTGTCCTCAGATTTTCATCTAA